The following proteins are co-located in the Pectinophora gossypiella chromosome 7, ilPecGoss1.1, whole genome shotgun sequence genome:
- the LOC126368542 gene encoding myosin-2 essential light chain isoform X2, with protein sequence MAGYSEDQLAEFQEAFQLFDSRGDGKIHVAQIGDALRALGQNPTESDVKKCTLHLKPDERISFEVFLPIYQAISKARSGDTANDFIEGLRHFDKDGNGYISSAELRHLLSTLGEKLSDDEVEQLLQGQEDSQGNINYENFVHLIMQG encoded by the exons AGTTCCAGGAGGCGTTCCAACTGTTCGACTCGCGCGGCGACGGCAAGATCCACGTGGCACAGATCGGCGACGCGCTCCGGGCGCTGGGGCAGAACCCCACTGAGTCGGACGTCAAGAAGTGTACGCTGCACCTCAAGCCCGACGAGCGCATCTCCTTTGAAGTGTTCCTGCCCATCTACCAG GCAATCTCAAAGGCCCGCAGTGGTGACACAGCGAATGATTTCATCGAAGGGCTGCGACACTTTGACAAGGACGGCAACGGGTACATCTCTTCTGCCGAGCTGCGCCACCTGCTCTCCACACTCGGGGAGAAGCTCAGCGACGACGAG GTGGAGCAGCTGCTGCAGGGCCAGGAGGACTCGCAGGGCAACATCAACTACGAGAACTTCGTGCACCTCATCATGCAGGGCTAG